TTCTGCCCGATGCCGGATCGGTTGGCCCGGTCGCAGCGTGCGGCCGACCGGATCCAGGCCCGGTCGCGGTGTGCCGTCGAGCGGACCCGCGGGTTCACGGAGAGAGTGACCGCCCTGGGTCGGGCGGAGACTCTGTCCGTGAACGAGCGGTTGTGGGTCGACCGGCTCAGGAAGCCAGGCGCGCGCTGAGGGTGATCTCGGCGCCCGGCGAGAGCAGGCGGGAGATCGGGCAGTTGGCCTTGGCGGCCTCGGCGAGCTTCTGGAACTCGGCGTCGTCGATCCCGGGGACCTGGCCGACGGTCTCCAGGTCGATCCGGGTCACGGTCATCCCGGCGTCGGTCTTGTCCAGGTGGACCTTGGCGGTGGTCTCGACCGAGGTGGCCGTCGAGCCGGCGTCGGCGAGCGCCTTCGAGAACGCCATCGAGAAGCAGCCAGCGTGCGCGGCGGCGATCAGCTCCTCGGGGTTGGTGCCCTCGCCCTCCTCGAAGCGCGACTTGAAGGAGTAGGTGCCCGACAGGCCGCCCTTACCGGTGCGGACCGTGCCGGCGCCCTCGGTGAGATTGCCCTGCCATTGTGCTGAAGCGGTACGGATAGGCATGAGGAGAACGCTAGCGGAAAGGTGACCGCCGAGCGACCGACCGGCACGGACGCGAGCCCTGCGATCCCTGTCACTACCAGTTGGCTGTGCCATGATGCGAACCAGGTCCGTGACCGGCGGAGGGATGGCCGATGTCCGACGAGCTTCCAGTCCCACGGCAGAGCGACCGGTCGGAGGGGCCGGCCGTGATCGAGTGGGGTGCGGTCGACCCGGCTCCGCGGCGCCGCTTCGGCATGTCTCTGGCCGGTTTCACACAGGACCCTCGGCTGCCCCTGCTGCTCGCCGGTCTGGGCGCGGTGGCCGGGGTCGCCTCGCTGGTCGGTGAATGGCTGGTGATGAACCTGCCGAACGACGGGCCTGACGGGGAGGGCACGATCGAGGTGCCCGCCAGGGTGTCCGACGTCGGGGGCTTCGGGGTCGCCTACCTGGTCGGGCTGCTCGGCCTCGTCTGCATCGTGTCGCTGGCGCTGCGGGGCACGGCGGCCGTGCGGCCGAACGCCCGGCTGGCCGGTCTCACGCTGGCCGGCACCCTGTTGGGGCTGCTGATCGCCGCCGCGGCCACCCTCGACGACCCCGGTCAGCGAAACTTCTTCTACTCGCCTCAGGACGGCTTCCGGACCGAATACGGTCGCGGTCTGGTGATGGCGTTCGCCGCCTGTGTGCTGTTCGGCGCGGCGCTTTGGCTGGCTCCGGCCGCGCTACCCGCCGCACTGGGCGGCCTACCGGAGGACGAACGGTCCGGCGATGTGCCAGCGCCCAGGTGGCGGCGCCGGCACCGAGACCGGGTCCAGGAGGACGGCCTGCCCGCACCAGCCGACCTGACCGTCACCCCGGCCGCCCCGTTCGCCCGCCCCGAAAACCCCACCTGAACGCCCACCCCGCCCTCTCCGCTCCGCCGATCTTGCACTTGCTGTCCCAACAAAAGGCGCATTTCACGCATCAGGGCGACCGAAAGTGCAAGATCACGCGAAGGGTTGGGGGGACACCACACGGGCACCGCTCGTTGGCGCCCGATTCGCCTGGAAGCCATGGATGCGACCCGTTCCGCGAGGTACGGTTGCTGCCCGCCGTCACGCCGGGGCCTCGGTTTCCTTGGCCGTGGCAGGTACGACGGCGGCGGGCGAAGGAGGAACGATGACCCGCCCGGGACTACCCAAGCTGATCGCGACCGACCTCGACGGGACGCTGGTCCGCAGCGATGACACCGTCTCCGCGTACACCCATGGGGTGCTCGACCGGGTGCGGGCCGCCGGAATTCCGGTGGTCGGCGCGACCGGTCGCGGCCCTCGGCTGACCGAGTTGACCCGCAACGACATCCGCGCCGCCGATTTCCTGGTGATGGCCGGCGGCGGACGGGTGGTGGACCAGAGCGACCCGACCGGTCCGCTGGTGCTGCGCGACGAGCGGCTGCCCGCCGAGGTGCTGGCCGGGCTGCTGGCGGACCTGGAGGCCGAGGTCGGCCCGCTGACCGTGATGGTGGAGGCGTCCGACGAGCACGACGCCCCGCTCTGGGGCGACTACCACGAGAGCTGGCCCTACCAGGACCGGTTCGAGGCGCGCAGCCGCGCGGAGTGCCTCTCCTGCGACGTGATCAAGGCGTTCGCCCGGACCGCCGACCACCACGTGGACGAGCTGCTGGCGGTGGCCCGCCGGATCGTCCCGCCGCAGGTCGCCACCCTCACCCAGGCCGGGCTCGGCTTCATCGAGATCTGCCCGCCGGGTGTGGACAAGGCAACCGGACTGGCAGTGGTGGCGCAGAGCCTCGGGGTGGACCCGGCCGACGTTCTGGTCTTCGGTGACATGCCCAACGACCTGCCGATGTTCGAGTGGGCCGGCTGGTCCCGGGTGGCGGTGGCCAACGCGCACCCCACCCTGCGGGCCGCCGCCGACGAGGTGACCCTGCGCAACGACGACGACGGGGTGGCGGTGTACCTAAACCGGCTACTGTCCCGGTGATGCAAGAGACACCCCGCCTGATCGCCACCGACATCGACGGCAGGCTGATCCGCGACGACCACACCGTCAGCCCACGCACCGCCGACGTGCTCGCGCGGATCTCCGCGCGAGGCACGCCGGTCGTCCTCGTCACCGGCCGTCCGGTCCGCTGGCTCAAGATGGTGTACGACCAGCTCGCCCAGCCGCTGCCGGCGGTCTGCGCCAACGGGGCCGTGGTCTACGACCCGTTCTCCGATGAGGTGCTGCGGGCCGACCCGCTCGCGCCGCACCACCTGGCCGAGGTGGCCCGGAGGTTGCGCGCCGAGGTGCCCGACATCAGCTTCGCCGTGGAGATCC
The nucleotide sequence above comes from Micromonospora luteifusca. Encoded proteins:
- a CDS encoding OsmC family protein, with amino-acid sequence MPIRTASAQWQGNLTEGAGTVRTGKGGLSGTYSFKSRFEEGEGTNPEELIAAAHAGCFSMAFSKALADAGSTATSVETTAKVHLDKTDAGMTVTRIDLETVGQVPGIDDAEFQKLAEAAKANCPISRLLSPGAEITLSARLAS
- a CDS encoding HAD family hydrolase — translated: MTRPGLPKLIATDLDGTLVRSDDTVSAYTHGVLDRVRAAGIPVVGATGRGPRLTELTRNDIRAADFLVMAGGGRVVDQSDPTGPLVLRDERLPAEVLAGLLADLEAEVGPLTVMVEASDEHDAPLWGDYHESWPYQDRFEARSRAECLSCDVIKAFARTADHHVDELLAVARRIVPPQVATLTQAGLGFIEICPPGVDKATGLAVVAQSLGVDPADVLVFGDMPNDLPMFEWAGWSRVAVANAHPTLRAAADEVTLRNDDDGVAVYLNRLLSR